The bacterium genome has a segment encoding these proteins:
- a CDS encoding glycoside hydrolase family 127 protein, with protein sequence MGKLNSTLMKVRLKLIFLLLFAFLNTILAIRPTFSKSKTPSQLIKVLMAAKSLKPQKIVLKGIIGKGADASCEGRLKTLTTWNDGKLLAIFNKQSLDTIGTDWLGEHVGKWMYTAARAANRTNDPTLLAALRKTADYLVSMQESDGYLGTYAPAVRFTSDIRKNFDMTWDIWAHSYLILGFLEINRYWPNKRYLNAAIKIGDLLYKTFYKTGKSVAYRGNHFGASGTILLEPIIELYMQTGDQKYINFGKEIVKQVEARPELQLVSRILKGTDLSKIGEGKIYQLCWNYVGIAKLYEVTGNPDYLEAVQKAWQDIVDYHLTLGGGPWGGIGKHHECFNRQGYWSPYGFVETCNTMSWIQLNRELFLITGEAKYTDMIEKTAYNALLGAQYPDGEGWCYFSFPNGKRHLALYRACCRSSGALALEEISPLVFTRMGKGLSVNIYTESEGNITLLTGENVEIIQKTDYPFNGKVNLVINLKKQTTFPLFLRIPDWADEVDAAINNKPINKNIVKGNYLKFLREWKRGDKVVLNFPMRLHIHKKIEREVYRSKDIYRIDWVALTRGPLVYATNGLIDGKEREKLFNITEGINPEKLFSACPTPSGFNGPAFQLTLPNKNPIMFLPYYEAGGRFAGRWRLTWLQTAVQ encoded by the coding sequence ATGGGAAAATTAAACAGTACTTTGATGAAGGTTAGGCTTAAGTTAATTTTTTTATTATTATTTGCCTTTCTAAATACGATCTTAGCTATAAGACCAACTTTCTCCAAATCAAAAACTCCATCGCAGTTAATAAAAGTCCTAATGGCTGCAAAATCACTTAAGCCACAAAAGATTGTGCTGAAAGGAATCATTGGCAAAGGAGCCGATGCCAGTTGTGAGGGAAGGTTAAAAACTCTCACTACATGGAATGATGGTAAACTATTAGCTATATTTAATAAGCAGTCATTAGATACCATTGGTACGGACTGGCTTGGTGAACATGTAGGAAAATGGATGTACACTGCTGCACGTGCTGCTAACAGAACTAATGACCCGACCCTCCTGGCTGCTTTGCGCAAAACAGCTGATTATCTTGTCAGTATGCAGGAATCTGATGGGTATCTTGGGACGTATGCACCAGCAGTGCGTTTTACGTCCGATATAAGAAAAAATTTTGATATGACCTGGGATATATGGGCCCACAGTTACCTTATTCTTGGATTTCTTGAAATCAACCGCTATTGGCCCAATAAGCGATATCTCAATGCAGCCATAAAAATTGGCGATTTATTGTATAAAACATTTTATAAAACAGGTAAAAGCGTGGCTTACAGAGGTAATCATTTTGGAGCTTCAGGAACTATTCTTTTAGAACCGATAATTGAATTATACATGCAGACTGGTGATCAAAAATATATTAATTTCGGCAAAGAAATTGTAAAACAGGTGGAGGCCCGTCCAGAGCTCCAACTTGTATCACGGATTCTTAAAGGAACTGATTTATCGAAAATTGGAGAAGGTAAGATCTACCAACTTTGTTGGAATTATGTAGGCATTGCTAAACTTTATGAGGTTACTGGCAATCCGGACTATTTAGAAGCTGTGCAGAAGGCATGGCAAGACATTGTGGACTACCATCTTACTCTTGGTGGCGGCCCCTGGGGCGGCATTGGCAAACATCATGAATGTTTCAACAGACAAGGCTATTGGAGCCCTTATGGGTTTGTTGAGACCTGCAATACTATGTCCTGGATTCAGTTGAATCGGGAGCTTTTCTTAATTACAGGTGAAGCTAAATATACAGATATGATTGAAAAAACAGCTTATAACGCACTTTTGGGTGCACAATATCCTGATGGAGAAGGTTGGTGTTATTTTTCTTTTCCGAATGGGAAAAGACACCTTGCCCTTTACAGGGCCTGCTGTAGGTCAAGTGGCGCTTTAGCTCTGGAAGAAATTTCACCATTAGTATTCACCAGAATGGGGAAAGGTTTATCTGTCAATATTTACACCGAAAGTGAAGGAAATATAACTCTGCTGACTGGTGAGAATGTTGAAATTATACAAAAAACCGACTACCCATTTAATGGCAAAGTAAATTTGGTTATCAACCTCAAAAAACAGACGACATTCCCTCTATTTCTTAGAATTCCTGATTGGGCAGATGAAGTCGATGCTGCAATTAATAATAAACCAATAAACAAAAATATTGTAAAAGGAAATTACCTGAAGTTCCTCCGGGAATGGAAACGAGGTGACAAAGTAGTATTAAATTTTCCGATGAGATTACACATTCATAAAAAGATTGAAAGGGAAGTATATCGAAGTAAAGATATTTATAGAATTGATTGGGTAGCACTTACTAGGGGACCGTTGGTTTATGCTACCAATGGGTTAATTGATGGTAAAGAAAGAGAAAAATTATTTAACATAACGGAAGGAATAAATCCTGAGAAATTATTTTCTGCCTGTCCAACACCATCCGGATTTAATGGACCAGCTTTTCAGCTTACTTTGCCAAATAAAAATCCAATTATGTTTTTACCTTACTATGAAGCTGGAGGAAGATTTGCAGGGAGATGGCGTTTAACGTGGCTCCAGACTGCTGTACAATAG